One region of Clostridiales bacterium genomic DNA includes:
- the rplI gene encoding 50S ribosomal protein L9 — MKVILNVDVKGQGKKGELKEVSDGYARNYLLPRKLATEATADNLNAFRLKEKAKAAQIAREKAEAEENAKKLGAIQVKIAAKAGSNGKLFGSVTSKEISDALHEQFDLTIEKQKIVQAEPIKSFGAYEVKCKLGYEVTGTIHVLVIEEK; from the coding sequence ATGAAAGTGATTTTGAATGTGGATGTCAAGGGCCAGGGCAAAAAGGGCGAGCTCAAGGAAGTGTCCGACGGTTATGCCCGCAACTATCTCCTGCCGCGCAAGCTTGCGACGGAGGCCACGGCCGACAATCTCAACGCCTTCCGCCTGAAGGAGAAGGCCAAGGCGGCGCAGATCGCCCGCGAGAAGGCCGAGGCGGAGGAAAACGCCAAAAAGCTCGGCGCCATTCAGGTGAAGATCGCGGCGAAGGCCGGCAGCAACGGCAAGCTCTTCGGCTCTGTCACCTCGAAGGAGATCAGCGACGCGCTGCACGAGCAGTTTGACCTCACCATCGAAAAGCAGAAGATCGTGCAGGCCGAACCCATCAAGAGCTTCGGCGCGTACGAGGTCAAGTGCAAGCTCGGCTATGAAGTCACCGGCACCATCCACGTGCTGGTCATCGAAGAGAAATAA
- a CDS encoding DHH family phosphoesterase — MRDPKVSNVPNESKLQRALMPNSRMFLLFLIVFAVITFFFSDRLWLSICEGVIILLLIIYSVIMRARKRRTLERYIESVTYDTESARNNTLQNFPLPMAVFRPADSQVIWANQNFFDLCGRHKPTVDMRITDVIPEFSGRWLLEGNTQCPELLEYQGHKYQIHGNLVRTNPDDAASYMGITYWVDVTDYEKIRLEYYASRPIIAVIVIDNYDELIRGLTDRKRNELRDAIEDKLLQWCEGKGGFFRRYDRDRYLYVFEERHLDELRENKFASLLDSVHAVTSPSGIRATVSVGIGRDGDSLDECYNFAILGTEMALSRGGDQAVVKNRVTFEFFGGRGGEVERRTKVKSRVMANALSQLIQDSSKVYVMGHKFSDLDTLGAAAGVCCIARKLGTPCRIVMDANKTAAGQLRDRMLRVPEYGKAFLSPQEAYLHADSRTLLVVVDTNRPDQVENHNLLEACTRVAVIDHHRRAATYITNATMSFHEPYASSACELMTELLEELVEQPDILRVEAEAMLSGIMLDTKDFTVRTGERTFEAAAFLRRAGADTSEVKKLLQTDMEHTVARYKILQTASIYRADIAIAAPTEPQDRIVAAQAADELLNIAGVTASMVIYPMGDGDVFISARSIGELNVQLVMEALGGGGSRSSAAVQLHDVSVAQAVQMARKSIDENLEN, encoded by the coding sequence ATGCGAGACCCCAAAGTCAGCAATGTACCCAATGAATCCAAGCTGCAGCGGGCGCTGATGCCCAATTCGCGGATGTTTCTGCTGTTTCTGATCGTGTTTGCAGTCATCACGTTCTTCTTCTCCGACCGGCTCTGGCTGTCGATCTGCGAGGGCGTCATCATTCTGCTGCTCATCATTTATTCGGTCATCATGCGCGCGCGCAAGCGCCGCACGCTCGAACGATATATTGAATCCGTCACCTATGATACGGAGTCTGCACGAAATAATACCCTGCAGAATTTCCCGCTGCCGATGGCGGTCTTTCGTCCGGCAGATTCGCAGGTCATCTGGGCCAACCAGAACTTTTTCGATCTCTGCGGCCGGCACAAGCCGACGGTCGATATGCGCATCACGGACGTGATCCCGGAGTTTTCCGGCCGCTGGCTGCTCGAGGGCAATACCCAGTGCCCGGAGCTGCTGGAGTATCAGGGCCATAAGTATCAGATCCACGGCAACCTCGTGCGCACGAATCCGGACGATGCCGCCAGCTACATGGGCATCACCTACTGGGTCGATGTCACGGATTATGAAAAGATCCGGCTGGAGTATTACGCTTCGCGCCCGATTATCGCCGTCATCGTCATCGATAACTACGATGAGCTCATCCGCGGCCTGACCGACCGCAAGCGCAACGAGCTGCGCGACGCCATTGAGGACAAGCTCCTGCAGTGGTGCGAGGGCAAGGGCGGCTTCTTCCGCCGCTACGACCGTGACCGGTATCTGTACGTGTTCGAGGAGCGGCATCTTGACGAGCTGCGCGAGAACAAGTTCGCATCCCTGCTCGACAGCGTGCACGCCGTGACCAGCCCGAGCGGCATCCGCGCCACCGTCAGCGTCGGCATCGGGCGCGACGGCGACAGCCTCGATGAATGCTATAATTTCGCCATTCTCGGCACCGAGATGGCGCTCTCGCGCGGCGGCGACCAGGCCGTGGTGAAAAACCGCGTCACGTTCGAATTCTTCGGCGGCCGCGGCGGCGAGGTCGAGCGGCGCACGAAGGTCAAGTCCCGCGTCATGGCCAACGCCCTCAGCCAGCTCATTCAGGACTCGTCCAAGGTCTACGTCATGGGCCATAAATTCTCCGATCTGGACACGCTCGGCGCGGCCGCCGGCGTCTGCTGCATCGCGCGCAAGCTCGGCACGCCCTGCCGCATCGTCATGGATGCGAACAAGACGGCCGCCGGCCAGCTGCGTGACCGGATGCTGCGCGTGCCGGAGTACGGCAAAGCGTTCCTGTCTCCGCAGGAGGCGTATCTGCATGCCGACAGCCGCACGCTGCTCGTCGTGGTAGACACCAACCGCCCGGATCAGGTGGAAAACCACAACCTGCTCGAAGCCTGCACCCGCGTGGCGGTCATCGACCACCACCGCCGTGCGGCGACCTACATCACCAACGCGACCATGAGCTTCCACGAGCCGTATGCGTCGTCGGCCTGCGAGCTGATGACGGAGCTGCTCGAGGAGCTGGTCGAGCAGCCGGACATCCTGCGCGTGGAGGCCGAGGCAATGCTCTCGGGCATCATGCTCGATACGAAGGACTTCACCGTCCGCACCGGCGAGCGCACATTTGAGGCGGCGGCGTTCCTGCGCCGCGCCGGGGCCGATACCTCGGAGGTCAAAAAGCTCCTGCAGACGGACATGGAGCACACGGTCGCCCGCTATAAGATCCTGCAGACGGCGTCTATCTACCGCGCGGACATTGCCATTGCCGCGCCCACCGAGCCGCAGGACCGCATCGTCGCGGCGCAGGCGGCGGATGAACTGCTCAACATCGCCGGGGTCACGGCGTCCATGGTCATTTATCCGATGGGCGACGGGGATGTGTTCATCTCCGCGCGCTCGATCGGCGAACTGAATGTGCAGCTGGTCATGGAGGCGCTCGGCGGCGGCGGCAGCCGCTCGTCGGCAGCCGTGCAGCTGCATGACGTATCGGTTGCGCAGGCGGTGCAGATGGCGCGCAAGTCGATCGACGAGAATCTGGAAAATTAA
- a CDS encoding sugar phosphate nucleotidyltransferase, which produces MKAILLAGGQGRRLRSITGSLPKPMVPLVGVPVLDRLLDLLRRNGFTDVCMTLCYRPEVIQEHCGDGSSYGVHLKYRIESEPRGTAGGVRACSDFYGREDFLVISGDAACSFDLLGLYRRHQQADAAVTIALYPNAEPLQYGLVLQDRQGLVQHFIEKPDWEHVVTDLVNTGIYIVSPRAMAYVPEDQPFDFAKDLFPLLLAAHEPILGVPMDGYWCDIGTPRAYYRCSLDVLDGRLSPAQPDAPDDLPPQLPHADPNRRTVPCRDRAHLMRTVSEAMMEAGADFTDGLHLCDGGWELSIRPDANASALQVEANAPDAAAETAHLLELMERDENQ; this is translated from the coding sequence ATGAAAGCAATTTTACTGGCCGGCGGTCAGGGCCGGCGGCTGCGCAGCATCACCGGAAGCCTGCCGAAACCCATGGTGCCGCTCGTCGGCGTGCCGGTGCTCGACCGGCTGCTGGATCTGCTGCGGCGCAACGGCTTCACGGACGTGTGCATGACGCTGTGCTACCGGCCGGAGGTCATTCAGGAGCACTGCGGCGACGGCAGCAGCTACGGCGTGCACCTGAAATACCGCATCGAATCCGAACCCCGCGGCACGGCCGGCGGCGTGCGCGCGTGCAGCGACTTTTACGGCAGGGAGGATTTTCTCGTCATCAGCGGCGACGCCGCGTGCAGCTTTGACCTGCTGGGGCTCTATCGCCGGCACCAGCAGGCGGACGCGGCCGTAACGATCGCACTCTACCCGAACGCAGAGCCGCTGCAGTATGGGCTCGTGCTGCAGGACCGGCAGGGGCTTGTGCAGCACTTCATCGAAAAACCGGACTGGGAGCACGTCGTGACCGATCTCGTGAACACCGGGATCTATATTGTCTCCCCGCGGGCAATGGCCTATGTGCCGGAAGATCAGCCGTTTGATTTTGCCAAAGATCTCTTCCCGCTGCTGCTCGCGGCGCACGAGCCGATCCTCGGCGTGCCGATGGACGGCTACTGGTGCGACATCGGCACGCCGCGCGCCTACTACCGGTGCAGTCTTGACGTGCTTGACGGGCGGCTGAGCCCGGCGCAGCCGGACGCTCCGGACGACCTGCCGCCGCAGCTCCCGCACGCAGACCCGAACCGCCGCACCGTCCCCTGCCGCGACCGCGCGCACCTGATGCGCACGGTCTCGGAGGCCATGATGGAGGCCGGGGCGGACTTTACCGACGGGCTGCACCTGTGCGACGGCGGCTGGGAGCTGAGCATCCGGCCGGACGCGAACGCTTCCGCCCTGCAGGTCGAGGCAAACGCGCCGGACGCCGCCGCCGAGACGGCGCATCTGCTCGAACTGATGGAGCGGGACGAAAACCAATAG
- a CDS encoding V-type ATP synthase subunit D — protein MANTAITPTRMVLNQLKGRLKTARRGHKLLKDKRDELMRQFLDNVRLNKQLRAKVEQGLTEAFGSLSVASAIMSPEMLEQSLLYPRQSVELGMTYQNIMSVNVPVYDFQTRNSDPSEIFPYGFAQTSGELDDALEKLAEVFKDMLELAQVEKTTQMLAQEIEKTRRRVNALEYVMIPELEQNIRYISMKLDENESSTKVRLMKVKEMVLEDAHHYKQ, from the coding sequence ATGGCAAATACAGCGATTACCCCGACAAGAATGGTGCTCAACCAGCTCAAGGGCCGGTTGAAGACCGCTCGCAGGGGTCATAAGCTCCTCAAGGATAAGCGTGACGAGCTGATGCGTCAGTTCCTCGACAACGTGCGCCTGAACAAGCAGCTGCGTGCGAAGGTCGAGCAGGGACTCACGGAGGCGTTCGGCTCTCTGTCGGTCGCGTCCGCGATCATGTCCCCGGAAATGCTCGAACAGTCGCTGCTCTACCCGCGGCAGAGCGTCGAGCTGGGCATGACCTATCAGAACATCATGAGCGTGAACGTGCCGGTCTACGATTTCCAGACCCGCAACAGCGATCCGTCCGAGATCTTCCCGTACGGCTTTGCGCAGACGTCCGGTGAGCTGGACGATGCGCTCGAGAAGCTGGCGGAGGTGTTCAAGGACATGCTCGAGCTCGCGCAGGTCGAAAAGACCACGCAGATGCTCGCGCAGGAGATCGAAAAGACCCGCCGCCGCGTCAACGCGCTCGAATACGTTATGATCCCCGAGCTGGAGCAGAACATTCGTTACATCTCCATGAAGCTGGACGAGAACGAAAGTTCGACCAAGGTGCGCCTGATGAAGGTCAAGGAAATGGTCCTCGAGGACGCACACCACTACAAGCAATAA
- a CDS encoding V-type ATP synthase subunit B gives MIKEYKTIQEIASPLMIVKNVEGVTYDELAEIELPNGEVRRCKVLEVEDDHAVVQLFESAQGINLAQSKVRFLGHPLQLGVSEDMLGRVFNGMGEPIDGGPAILAEEHRDINGLPMNPAARAYPAEFIQTGVSTIDGLNTLVRGQKLPIFSASGLPHAALAAQIARQAKVLGDNENFAVVFAAIGITFEESEYFIQEFRRTGAIDRTVVFSNLANDPAVERIATPRMALTAAEYLAFEKDMQVLVILTDITNYAEALREVSAAKKEVPGRRGYPGYLYTDLATLYERAGRRIGKSGSITMIPILTMPEDDKTHPIPDLTGYITEGQIILSRDLYRKGIIPPVDVLPSLSRLKDKGIGEGKTREDHSGTMNQLFAAYARGKDAKELMTILGEAALSDDDKQFAKFADAFEQRYVNQGNNTNRTIEDTLNLGWELLSLLPRTELKRIKPELIEKYMPET, from the coding sequence GTGATTAAAGAGTATAAAACGATCCAGGAGATCGCCAGCCCTCTGATGATCGTCAAGAACGTCGAAGGCGTGACCTACGACGAGCTGGCCGAGATCGAGCTCCCGAACGGTGAAGTCCGCCGCTGCAAGGTCCTCGAGGTCGAGGACGACCACGCGGTCGTGCAGCTCTTTGAGAGCGCGCAGGGCATCAACCTCGCACAGTCGAAGGTCCGCTTCCTCGGCCATCCGCTGCAGCTGGGCGTGAGCGAGGATATGCTCGGCCGCGTCTTCAACGGCATGGGCGAGCCCATCGACGGCGGCCCGGCGATCCTCGCCGAGGAGCACCGCGACATCAACGGCCTGCCGATGAACCCGGCAGCCCGCGCCTACCCGGCGGAGTTCATCCAGACCGGCGTTTCCACCATCGACGGCCTGAACACCCTCGTCCGCGGCCAGAAGCTGCCGATCTTCTCGGCGTCCGGCCTGCCGCACGCCGCGCTGGCCGCGCAGATCGCGCGCCAGGCGAAGGTGCTGGGCGACAACGAGAACTTCGCCGTCGTCTTCGCCGCCATCGGCATCACGTTCGAGGAGTCCGAGTACTTCATTCAGGAGTTCCGCCGCACCGGCGCCATCGACCGCACGGTCGTGTTCTCCAACCTTGCCAACGACCCCGCCGTCGAGCGTATTGCCACCCCGCGTATGGCGCTGACCGCGGCCGAGTACCTGGCCTTTGAAAAGGACATGCAGGTGCTGGTCATCCTGACCGATATCACCAACTACGCCGAGGCTCTGCGTGAGGTCTCCGCGGCAAAGAAGGAAGTCCCGGGCCGCCGCGGCTACCCCGGCTACCTGTACACCGACCTGGCCACGCTCTACGAGCGCGCCGGCCGCCGCATCGGCAAGTCCGGCTCGATCACCATGATCCCGATCCTGACCATGCCCGAAGACGACAAGACCCACCCGATCCCCGACCTGACCGGTTACATCACCGAGGGCCAGATCATCCTCTCCCGCGACCTGTACCGCAAGGGCATCATTCCGCCCGTGGACGTGCTGCCCAGCCTGTCGCGTCTGAAGGATAAGGGCATCGGCGAGGGTAAGACCCGTGAGGACCACTCCGGCACGATGAACCAGCTGTTCGCGGCCTATGCCCGCGGCAAGGACGCCAAGGAGCTCATGACCATTCTGGGCGAGGCGGCCCTGTCCGACGACGACAAGCAGTTTGCGAAGTTCGCCGATGCATTTGAGCAGCGCTACGTCAATCAGGGCAACAACACCAACCGCACCATTGAGGATACCCTTAACCTCGGCTGGGAGCTGCTGAGCCTGCTGCCGCGCACCGAGCTCAAGCGTATCAAGCCCGAGCTGATCGAAAAGTATATGCCCGAGACCTGA
- a CDS encoding V-type ATP synthase subunit A, with amino-acid sequence MKLSGTITKVSGPLVVANGLADANVSDVVRVGEQRLIGEILNMTGDSASIQVYEETSGLGPGAKVETTGMPLSVELGPGMLENIYDGIQRPLPEIRDLTGSNITRGIEVPALNRERVWHFDPVVQPGTAVTGGDVIGTVQETTAILHKIMVPPQMKGTIKSITGGDFTVDQTVAVLTDANGVDHELNMIQRWPVRIARPYAQKFAPNKPMNSGQRIIDTLFPIAKGGTAAVPGPFGSGKTVVQHQLAKWSDVDVVVYIGCGERGNEMTDVLMEFPELTDPRNGEPLMKRTVLIANTSDMPVAAREASIYTGITIAEYFRDMGYDVAVLADSTSRWAEALREMSGRLEEMPGEEGYPAYLASRIAQFYERAGCIRCIGSEGDRRGSVTAIGAVSPPGGDISEPVSQATMRIVKVFWALDSSLAYARHFPAINWLTSYSLYVDSLKPWYEATFGEEYMANRDKAMSILQQESELQEIVRLVGQDALSPADRLTMETAKMIREDFLQQNAFVDIDSYSEYRRQFLLLGLILHYDAECRDALGKNAPMHKLFAIPARVDIGRAKSVPSDEYEQVYAKIAADMTAQIKEIIAGGEEQ; translated from the coding sequence ATGAAATTGAGCGGAACCATTACAAAAGTTTCCGGCCCGCTGGTCGTGGCGAACGGCCTTGCCGATGCCAACGTCTCCGACGTTGTGCGTGTCGGTGAGCAGCGCCTGATCGGCGAGATCCTGAATATGACCGGCGACAGCGCGTCCATCCAGGTCTATGAGGAGACCTCGGGCCTTGGCCCCGGCGCGAAGGTCGAGACCACCGGTATGCCGCTGTCCGTGGAGCTTGGCCCCGGCATGCTGGAGAATATCTATGACGGTATCCAGCGCCCGCTGCCCGAGATCCGCGACCTGACCGGCTCCAACATCACCCGCGGCATCGAGGTGCCCGCGCTCAACCGCGAGCGCGTCTGGCACTTTGACCCCGTTGTGCAGCCCGGCACCGCCGTCACCGGCGGCGACGTGATCGGCACCGTCCAGGAGACGACGGCCATCCTGCACAAGATCATGGTGCCCCCGCAGATGAAGGGCACGATCAAGAGCATCACCGGCGGCGACTTCACGGTCGACCAGACCGTCGCTGTGCTCACCGACGCCAACGGCGTCGACCATGAGCTGAACATGATCCAGCGCTGGCCGGTGCGTATCGCGCGCCCCTATGCGCAGAAGTTCGCTCCGAACAAGCCCATGAATAGCGGCCAGCGTATCATCGACACGCTCTTCCCGATCGCCAAGGGCGGCACGGCCGCCGTGCCCGGCCCGTTCGGCAGCGGCAAGACCGTCGTGCAGCACCAGCTCGCCAAGTGGTCGGACGTGGACGTCGTCGTCTACATCGGCTGCGGCGAACGCGGCAACGAGATGACCGACGTTCTCATGGAGTTCCCGGAGCTGACCGACCCGCGCAACGGCGAGCCGCTGATGAAGCGCACCGTGCTCATTGCCAACACCTCCGATATGCCCGTGGCAGCGCGTGAGGCGTCCATCTATACCGGCATCACCATCGCCGAGTACTTCCGCGACATGGGCTATGACGTCGCCGTTCTGGCTGACTCCACCTCCCGCTGGGCCGAGGCCCTGCGTGAGATGTCCGGCCGTCTGGAAGAGATGCCCGGCGAAGAAGGCTACCCGGCCTACCTCGCGTCCCGCATCGCGCAGTTCTACGAGCGCGCCGGCTGCATCCGCTGCATCGGCAGCGAGGGCGACCGCCGCGGCTCCGTCACCGCCATCGGCGCTGTCTCGCCTCCGGGCGGCGACATTTCCGAGCCGGTCTCGCAGGCCACCATGCGTATCGTCAAGGTGTTCTGGGCGCTCGATTCGAGCCTGGCGTATGCCCGCCACTTCCCGGCCATCAACTGGCTGACGTCTTACTCGCTGTATGTTGACTCGCTCAAGCCGTGGTATGAGGCCACGTTCGGCGAGGAATATATGGCCAACCGCGACAAGGCCATGAGCATCCTGCAGCAGGAATCCGAACTGCAGGAGATCGTCCGCCTCGTTGGTCAGGACGCACTGTCCCCGGCTGACCGCCTGACGATGGAGACTGCCAAGATGATCCGTGAGGACTTTCTGCAGCAGAACGCCTTCGTCGATATCGACAGCTACTCCGAGTACCGCCGTCAGTTCCTGCTGCTCGGCCTCATCCTGCACTATGACGCCGAGTGCCGCGACGCGCTCGGGAAGAACGCGCCGATGCACAAGCTCTTTGCCATCCCTGCCCGCGTCGACATCGGCCGCGCCAAGAGCGTGCCGAGCGACGAGTACGAGCAGGTCTATGCCAAGATCGCCGCGGACATGACCGCGCAGATCAAAGAGATTATCGCCGGAGGTGAGGAGCAGTGA
- a CDS encoding V-type ATP synthase subunit F translates to MLKIAVVGGAETVMGFKALGLEACPVTNAEEARETLRRLTKDSEDYAIIYVEENLAQELQHEIDKFKDVPKPAIILIPGREGPLGLGQTALKAAVERAVGSDIL, encoded by the coding sequence ATGCTTAAAATTGCAGTTGTCGGCGGTGCGGAGACCGTCATGGGCTTCAAGGCGCTCGGCCTCGAGGCCTGCCCGGTCACCAATGCCGAGGAGGCGCGCGAAACGCTGCGCCGCCTGACGAAAGACTCTGAGGACTACGCCATCATCTATGTCGAAGAGAATCTGGCGCAGGAGCTTCAGCATGAGATCGACAAATTCAAAGATGTTCCCAAGCCGGCCATCATCCTGATCCCCGGCAGGGAAGGCCCCCTCGGCCTCGGCCAGACCGCGCTCAAGGCGGCCGTCGAGCGAGCGGTTGGCTCCGATATCCTTTAA
- a CDS encoding V-type ATPase subunit has translation MSKVKDTNYLAITAMLAARETKMLSAERMERMIDAPTNDEAAKILEECGYGDLSGLSAKEAGAALEAHIAALFDEVEGMVPEAQLVQLFRLKYDYHNAKALIKARAMGVECDAILSQRGTVAPQKLLTAFLEEDYRDIPPILAQAMVSAAAILARTTNPQAADFELDRAYFAQMLALSDGLSDGGFARGYVQLQIDSANLRAAVRTRRMAKDADFLKTALIPGGTIGTDRVLAAFDSAEALTALYGNTWLGNAAAAGAAAMSGGALTAFELLCDNALMDYIRAAKLRSFGAAHVSAYLAAMENETTAARMILTGRLAGLQPAVIRERLRETYA, from the coding sequence TTGTCTAAAGTAAAAGATACGAATTACCTTGCGATTACGGCAATGCTGGCAGCCCGCGAGACCAAAATGCTTTCCGCTGAGCGCATGGAGCGCATGATCGACGCGCCCACGAACGACGAGGCGGCCAAGATCTTGGAGGAATGCGGCTACGGCGACCTGAGCGGCCTGTCCGCGAAGGAAGCCGGCGCTGCGCTCGAGGCGCACATCGCGGCGCTGTTCGATGAGGTCGAGGGCATGGTCCCGGAGGCGCAGCTCGTGCAGCTGTTCCGCCTCAAGTATGACTACCACAATGCCAAGGCGCTCATCAAGGCGCGGGCGATGGGCGTGGAGTGCGATGCGATCCTGTCGCAGCGCGGCACCGTGGCGCCGCAGAAACTGCTCACGGCGTTTCTCGAGGAGGACTACCGCGACATCCCGCCCATTCTGGCGCAGGCCATGGTCAGCGCCGCCGCGATCCTGGCGCGCACGACCAATCCGCAGGCAGCGGACTTCGAGCTCGACCGCGCGTATTTCGCGCAGATGCTCGCGCTTTCCGACGGCCTGAGCGACGGCGGCTTTGCCAGAGGCTATGTGCAGCTGCAGATCGACAGCGCGAACCTGCGCGCTGCCGTGCGCACGCGCCGCATGGCCAAGGACGCGGACTTTCTCAAGACCGCGCTCATCCCGGGCGGCACGATCGGCACGGACCGCGTGCTCGCGGCGTTCGACTCGGCCGAGGCGCTCACCGCGCTCTACGGCAACACGTGGCTGGGCAATGCGGCGGCTGCCGGCGCGGCGGCCATGAGCGGCGGCGCGCTGACGGCGTTTGAGCTGCTGTGCGACAACGCGCTCATGGACTACATCCGCGCGGCCAAGCTGCGCAGCTTCGGCGCGGCGCATGTGTCCGCTTATCTCGCCGCCATGGAAAACGAGACCACGGCCGCCAGAATGATCCTGACGGGCAGACTCGCAGGGCTTCAGCCCGCGGTCATCCGGGAAAGGCTGCGTGAGACTTATGCTTAA
- a CDS encoding V-type ATP synthase subunit E, whose translation MNGIEKITGRIEADAQEQAKAIAAEAEARCAEIRADYDKQAQDQYWARVRDGVKACEDRVQRMGRLAEMEARKSVLALKQEMVDAAFAAALDKICTMPQADYVAYLAKLAAQAATTGTETLVFNAKDQAACGQAVVDAANALLAQQGKPGRLTMSQATRDLRAGFVLQQGDIEVNCAVETIAELCRSDLAAQVAEVLFGA comes from the coding sequence ATGAATGGTATTGAAAAAATCACCGGCCGCATCGAGGCGGACGCGCAGGAGCAGGCGAAGGCCATCGCGGCCGAAGCCGAGGCCAGGTGCGCCGAGATCCGTGCCGATTATGACAAACAGGCGCAGGACCAGTACTGGGCCCGCGTCCGCGACGGTGTGAAAGCGTGCGAGGACCGCGTGCAGCGCATGGGCCGTCTGGCGGAAATGGAAGCCAGAAAGAGCGTCCTTGCCCTCAAGCAGGAGATGGTCGACGCGGCGTTTGCCGCCGCGCTCGATAAGATCTGCACCATGCCGCAGGCGGACTACGTGGCGTATCTGGCCAAACTCGCCGCGCAGGCCGCGACGACCGGCACCGAGACCCTGGTGTTCAACGCCAAGGATCAGGCCGCGTGCGGTCAGGCGGTCGTGGACGCTGCCAATGCGCTGCTCGCGCAGCAGGGCAAGCCCGGCCGGCTCACCATGAGCCAGGCCACGCGCGACCTGCGCGCCGGGTTTGTGCTCCAGCAGGGAGATATCGAGGTCAACTGTGCCGTGGAGACGATCGCAGAGCTCTGCCGCAGTGATCTGGCTGCTCAGGTTGCCGAGGTCTTGTTCGGCGCGTGA
- a CDS encoding V-type ATP synthase subunit K, with the protein MAFLESIGGLALGLLGAALAAALACIGSAKGTGIAGEAGAGLVSEDPSKFGKAMIMQVIPGTQGLYGFVIWFLAQSQIFAANAAAPLTVAQGLQYFAACLPIALGGLISAIAQGKVAAASLNILAKKPDDWSKGMIFCITVEFYAILCLLASFLMLNGLK; encoded by the coding sequence ATGGCATTTCTCGAATCCATCGGTGGTCTGGCTCTCGGCCTTCTCGGCGCTGCGCTCGCAGCGGCGCTCGCGTGCATTGGCTCTGCAAAGGGCACCGGCATCGCCGGTGAGGCCGGCGCAGGTCTCGTCTCGGAAGATCCCAGCAAGTTCGGCAAAGCGATGATCATGCAGGTCATCCCCGGCACCCAGGGCCTGTACGGCTTCGTTATCTGGTTCCTGGCTCAGAGCCAGATCTTCGCCGCCAACGCTGCCGCTCCGCTGACCGTCGCTCAGGGCCTGCAGTACTTCGCAGCCTGCCTGCCGATCGCGCTCGGCGGTCTGATCTCCGCCATCGCGCAGGGCAAGGTCGCTGCCGCGTCCCTGAACATCCTGGCCAAGAAGCCCGACGACTGGTCCAAGGGCATGATCTTCTGCATCACGGTTGAGTTCTACGCCATCCTCTGCCTGCTGGCATCCTTCCTGATGCTCAACGGCTTGAAGTAA